Sequence from the Clostridium saccharobutylicum DSM 13864 genome:
GTATCCTTTATTTTTAAGCTCAGATACAATTTCTACATACTTTTCAATTACATCAAAATGTTTATAGTCATCTCTTCTTAAATCTATAATGTCTCCATGTGAAATTCCACGAGAACATTTATTTTTAAGAATTCCTCTAAATTCTCCCCATTTTGCAGAATCAACAGAAACTAATCCATCATTATCACCTTCAGTTAGTTTAACAAAAACATAAGGAATGGTAAGAATATAATCGCTAAATAAATTTTTCATAACAGATGTATAGCTTTGATAATAAATACCTTCTACATCTTTAATCTCTTCGTTGAATTTTTTGCTATGGTGAGTTGAAAATTGTCTAGTAGCAGTATAAAAATCTGGACTTCTATCACCAAGTAACGTAAAGTATTTATCAAAAGCTTTTGCAATACCTCGATAAATAAACTCTGGTAAATGACACGCGATATTTACAAATTTCACTCCTCTATGTGGTGATGATATCATTGTAATAGATGCAACATATTTTCCCATATCGAGCTTGCTTATCATGTAACGTGCATCTAGTCCACCCTTAGAATGTGCAATGATATTTACTTTCTCACAATCTGTTTCTTTTATAATACTAAGAATTTTATTCTTAATATCATGTGCATTATATTCTACAGTACCAAATGCCTCTTGATTGCCATAATAAATAGTTGCGCCCTGTCTAATAAGTTCTTTAGGAATTCTTCCCCAATAGTTAATATATTTAAAATCTCTAAATCCAACTCCATGAATTAAAACAAATGGATATTTAGTTTTACATATTTTCGAATCAACTCTTGTTTTTTCAATATTAACTTTATAACATTCATGTTCATATTCATCCCTAGCAAGATTACATGCATAAAGTATAACAAAAATATTTACAATTGGAATAAATGCCATCCATGCAACTAACAACCTTTTTATAATATTAAGTCTCCTTGAAGTTAATAAAAGTCTTAGCATTCCATTTGTAATTAATATAATAGTAAACAACATAGTAATAACAATATCTAAAATTAATATATTGTTTGGAATATAAAGTCTTTTTATCAAATCACTATAAATATAGATGCAAATGATTGTTTGTATTATTAATGTGAATAATCCATATAAAGTAATACGTCTACCACCCAATAGTACTTTAAGTCTATATTTATCTGTAAGTTTTTTTGAATATGGAAAAAGATTAATCTTTACATATAAATAAACAGCAAATGCTATAACTTCAAATATAGCTATTCTCTGAAATGCTAAGGAAATTTTATTGTGTGTTGCATATATTATAAAAAAATAAGTGATTAAAGTAAGGTGTGGCACAATAATCAAAAATAAGGTTATAATATTTTTGTGAATTAAATTTATTTTTTTTGCAATATCTAAGTATATAAGTCCAATTATAGTAATTCCTAAAACTATACAAATCTCAATCATTATCATATTACTCCTAATCATTAAAAATATATAAAATAAGTAAATTTATAGGTATATTAGTATTAAATGTAACTAATATAATACCATAAATATTATTTTAATCAAAATTTTTAGCGATTAATCAACTAAGCATGCATAGATAAACGAACTCCTAATGATGCACTAAAAAAGTTCCTGTATTTTTGCATAAATTTCTTAGAAAAACAAATAAATCATCAGAAGGCCTTCTAAGTAGCCTTGTAACGATTTTTTAGATATAAATGACCCGTAAAAAATATATGCATATATCGAAATAAGTAATTTTTTTAGTTTTTCAACTGTCTCACTATTAACCTGACTTATACTTTAAAATATATTCTGAACTAGAAAGTAAGTGAATTCTTTTGCGTAGCATTGCATTTAGAATATTGCTATAGGTATTTCTTCAATAAAAGTTGTTTAATTCTTGCTTGTCACAAGCTTGCCTTGGGAACATGCTGGAATGAAACAACTTTTATTGGTAGAAATCCATAGCAATATTCTATAGCAATCGAGCAAAAGAATCCACTTGCTTTCGGTAAGACATAACTCTAAATCATAAATTATTTATGCCTGATTACTGATAATCTATGAAGTGCTCTCGTACACATTATATATTTTAGTAATGGTTCAACTTCTCCATTTTCAACAACTATTACACCATCAAATTCTAATCCTTTTGCAAGATAAGCTGGTATAAGCACTTTTCCACCCTTATATAAAAGATCTTCATTATCTAAGCTTTGAACGTTTATTCTTTCTTTAATAAGATGAGCATATTGCTTTAATTCATCTTTTCCTTTAAATATTACTGCAATGTTTTCATGACCTTCTTCTTCGTAGTCATCAATTATTGAAAGGAGTGTATCTATAAATTCATCCTTTGTTTCAACTTCTTCTTCAATAATAGGCTCACCGCTTCTAACTAAAGGAACTATTCTATCTTCATGTAAAAATTTATTAGCATATTCCATTATTTCTTGAGTTGATCTGTAACTTTTATTTAAACTATATTCTTTTACTTCAACATCTAAATCTTCAAATATTGTATTCAAATGAAGCATTGCTGGTTCATCATCTGTTTGAATTAATCTTTGATTAGAATCTCCAACTATTGTATAACTCTTACAACCTGTCATCTCTTTTATAATTTCAAACTGTATAAAACTATAATCTTGGGCTTCATCAATTACAATATGCTTAATTTCATTTTTTACTTTCACTCCTTGTAATTTAACCATTAGATAAAGTATTCCTGCTAAATCCATATATCCTAAATTTTCAGTAGTAGTAATTTCTTTATATAAATTCAAAACCGATTCTGCCTTGATCCAACTATCCACTTGTGCTCTAGAATTGATAACTTCTCTTACTATTTCTCTTATTTTAATTCTTCTTAAAAATTCTAAGTTTGTCTTTTCTATGTCAATTTGATCTTCTGGTAAGTTCTTTATCTTTTCTTTGATGTCACTATTTATTTTATAAACTTCCATATCTCTTTTGTCTTTAATTTTAGAAATAAGTATTCTTCTTATCTTTTCACTTCTCCTAAACAAAGGCATATCCTTATAATAACCAGTAAACAACTCTTTTATTTCATCTGCTGGAACAATTTCTTCACCATTAAATTTAACTGGTTGAATTTTAAAATATTCATTGTTGAATTTATCTATATTGAAATTTAATAAATTTACGAATTCTTTTGAACTCTTGTATTTATATTCTTTTAACGCTTCTTGATTTCCATTCATTGCATCTTCAATATAACTGCCAAAACTTTTTATATTTTCGTATTCTAAACTAAGTTCCTTCTTAGCAAAATTCTCAAAAGTAGTTTGATTTATCCCACCTTCTCCAAGGGAAGGCAATACTTGAGCTATATAGTCCATAAATACATCATTAGGTCCAAAAATTAATACCTTATCTCCAAATTGTTTTCTAAAATTATAAAGTAAATAAGAAATTCTATGTAAAGCAATAGTCGTCTTACCTGAACCTGCTACTCCATTTACAACAATAACTTTATTTCTATCTTCTCTTATGATTTCATCTTGTTCTTTTTGAATAGTCATAACTATATCTTTTAATTTATCAGATGAATTCTTCGTTAATACCATTTGAAGTATTTCATCCTTAACATCTACTGCTGAATCAAACACTCCTTGTAATTGTCCTTTTTTAATAATCAATTGTTTTCTGCCTATTATATCCGCCTTTACTTCACCAGCTGGTGGATTATAACTTGATTCTCCAAGTGTACCTTTATAAAAAAGTGAAGCAATCGGAGCCCTCCAGTCAACAATTAATGGTTCAAATGCATTTTCTAATGTTAAACCATATCTTCCAATATAAATATCCTCTGGTATTTCATCATCTTCTTTAAAAGTAACTTTCCCAAAATAAGGCGATTCCTTAAGCTTAGTAAATTCCATAAGTCTCTTATCAATTGTCTTATAAGCTTCTTCCTTTACAAAACTTTCATGATCAAAATAGTCTATTACTTGATCCTCATCATCTTTATATTCCTCAATATATTTCTTTCTAGCATCAAGAATATAACTTGTAACTGTTTTTCGTCTTTCTAAATATTTTAAAATTTCTTTATTTAATATGTCCAAAACTTCATTTAATTTATTTTCTTCTTGTAAAAA
This genomic interval carries:
- a CDS encoding esterase/lipase family protein gives rise to the protein MIMIEICIVLGITIIGLIYLDIAKKINLIHKNIITLFLIIVPHLTLITYFFIIYATHNKISLAFQRIAIFEVIAFAVYLYVKINLFPYSKKLTDKYRLKVLLGGRRITLYGLFTLIIQTIICIYIYSDLIKRLYIPNNILILDIVITMLFTIILITNGMLRLLLTSRRLNIIKRLLVAWMAFIPIVNIFVILYACNLARDEYEHECYKVNIEKTRVDSKICKTKYPFVLIHGVGFRDFKYINYWGRIPKELIRQGATIYYGNQEAFGTVEYNAHDIKNKILSIIKETDCEKVNIIAHSKGGLDARYMISKLDMGKYVASITMISSPHRGVKFVNIACHLPEFIYRGIAKAFDKYFTLLGDRSPDFYTATRQFSTHHSKKFNEEIKDVEGIYYQSYTSVMKNLFSDYILTIPYVFVKLTEGDNDGLVSVDSAKWGEFRGILKNKCSRGISHGDIIDLRRDDYKHFDVIEKYVEIVSELKNKGY
- a CDS encoding HelD family protein; the encoded protein is MNKEIDFLQEENKLNEVLDILNKEILKYLERRKTVTSYILDARKKYIEEYKDDEDQVIDYFDHESFVKEEAYKTIDKRLMEFTKLKESPYFGKVTFKEDDEIPEDIYIGRYGLTLENAFEPLIVDWRAPIASLFYKGTLGESSYNPPAGEVKADIIGRKQLIIKKGQLQGVFDSAVDVKDEILQMVLTKNSSDKLKDIVMTIQKEQDEIIREDRNKVIVVNGVAGSGKTTIALHRISYLLYNFRKQFGDKVLIFGPNDVFMDYIAQVLPSLGEGGINQTTFENFAKKELSLEYENIKSFGSYIEDAMNGNQEALKEYKYKSSKEFVNLLNFNIDKFNNEYFKIQPVKFNGEEIVPADEIKELFTGYYKDMPLFRRSEKIRRILISKIKDKRDMEVYKINSDIKEKIKNLPEDQIDIEKTNLEFLRRIKIREIVREVINSRAQVDSWIKAESVLNLYKEITTTENLGYMDLAGILYLMVKLQGVKVKNEIKHIVIDEAQDYSFIQFEIIKEMTGCKSYTIVGDSNQRLIQTDDEPAMLHLNTIFEDLDVEVKEYSLNKSYRSTQEIMEYANKFLHEDRIVPLVRSGEPIIEEEVETKDEFIDTLLSIIDDYEEEGHENIAVIFKGKDELKQYAHLIKERINVQSLDNEDLLYKGGKVLIPAYLAKGLEFDGVIVVENGEVEPLLKYIMCTRALHRLSVIRHK